One Carassius carassius chromosome 20, fCarCar2.1, whole genome shotgun sequence DNA segment encodes these proteins:
- the phc3 gene encoding polyhomeotic-like protein 3 isoform X1, whose product MGDADKQSQEEMQGDGCVTTASSSSALTASSTPASNTPTAIPLGNITSDRQAVQLIQQTLHRPQSMTAQYLQQMYAAQQQHILLQTAALQQQHQQNLMAAQILTTTEQTAQTNGRQPTSSPPSSNGNVTQLASVSQTAITMPTSPVTQPIGRIQVTSSSSTAGAISQQAMLLGNSCPTGSQAQMYLRTQMLILTPAATDLTVVSSVSSQSASSQVQSLALRTHPPGVLATPQNIQIKPSLQGQTLVCPLPKMSICPLKSTQLSQNLVEGSRSESLLTDVTQPPSAQPLIPPSTFTPVQSHTLVRHQLHCPSGQRVAPHQLLIQQSSTAHRQVQPITLRVAQQDSSPPPLALQTRTTPTTATVQSQHTEFLSVPSSSNQSAVVSMSTAPPTVLPDPPPLHLGPVLEPVSQYSRLSSPPPLTMALPRLVQPQRQSLRSVQTVAVQSDHMLVSEEELPVAEAVVQLPFQNLPPPQTVAVDLKVQPATQSEAPSATPLLKETGRMDLVKDVERACPQNRTSTPPSLSPPDGPQGSSDDVTAQPENWTADLDQPSEPSSGSVIRSPEDPTHANSPPPPLLSSAVRSTSRLPPASLPGNPEGRPSQAIVRPHILTHLIEGFVIREGLEPFPVRRTSLEMNLQATLPEDRENTESAQDDCLMDADHLENSTDSDPAEDEQTAENLPDVLECEFCGKRGFARTFLRSKRFCSMTCVRRFNVSCKKRLNLFRSEKVGRWPHRPMGKRGRPPSRINSRSREHFLRQLQDSHRTNDNKRASNSIWIEREEEEDPPGPMTTRLRLQAEREKQQEESRVESSSGSDRLLDSSPSQWSVDQVCSFISTLPGCHDIAAEFRSQEIDGQALLLLTEEHLMSAMNIKLGPVLKICAQINALKKH is encoded by the exons ATGGGCGACGCAGATAAACAGAGTCAGGAAGAGATGCAGGGTGACGGCTGTGTGACAACAGCCTCCAGCAGCAGTGCACTCACCGCCAGCTCTACACCCGCATCCAACACTCCCACAGCCATTCCTCTGGGAAACATCACTTCAGACAGACAGGCAGTCCAG TTAATCCAGCAGACATTACACAGACCACAGAGCATGACAGCTCAGTACCTGCAACAGATGTATGCTGCCCAACAACAACATATCCTGCTGCAAACAGCTGCACTACAACAGCAGCATCAACAAAACCTCATGGCTGCACAAATCCTGACCACTACAGAGCAG ACCGCACAAACTAATGGCAGACAGCCCACCTCCTCCCCTCCATCATCCAATGGGAATGTAACTCAGCTGGCTAGTGTGTCTCAAACAGCA ATCACCATGCCAACCTCTCCTGTAACTCAGCCAATAGGTCGCATCCAGGTCACTAGCTCCAGTAGCACAGCGGGAGCCATATCCCAGCAGGCCATGCTTCTAGGAAACAGCTGTCCCACAGGTAGCCAGGCCCAAATGTATCTGCGCACTCAGATG CTGATTCTTACTCCTGCTGCCACTGATCTGACTGTCGTGAGTTCAGTGTCCTCTCAATCAGCATCATCACAG GTTCAGAGTTTGGCTCTCCGCACACATCCTCCTGGAGTTCTTGCTACTCCCCAGAACATCCAGATCAAGCCTTCTCTTCAAGGTCAGACGCTGGTGTGCCCCCTGCCCAAGATGTCCATTTGCCCACTGAAGTCAACACAGCTTTCCCAGAACCTGGTAGAAGGTTCTAGAAGTGAGTCACTGTTGACCGATGTTACTCAGCCACCATCAGCCCAACCACTCATTCCTCCCT CAACTTTCACACCAGTTCAGTCTCATACATTGGTCAGACACCAGCTGCATTGCCCATCCGGCCAGAGGGTGGCGCCACACCAGCTCCTCATCCAGCAGAGCTCCACCGCTCACAGACAGGTCCAGCCCATTACACTGCGTGTGGCGCAGCAGGACAGCTCTCCTCCACCCCTCGCCCTGCAGACCCGTACCACACCCACTACAGCCACcgtccaatcacagcacaccgaGTTCCTCTCAGTGCCCTCCTCTTCAAATCAGTCAGCAGTGGTATCTATGTCCACAGCTCCCCCTACAGTGCTCCCTGACCCTCCACCGCTTCATCTGGGCCCAGTGCTAGAGCCGGTCTCCCAGTATTCACGTCTGTCCAGCCCCCCTCCTCTCACCATGGCTCTGCCTAGGCTGGTCCAGCCACAGAGACAGTCTCTCCGCTCAGTCCAGACTGTAGCTGTCCAGTCTGACCACATGCTGGTGTCTGAAGAGGAGCTCCCAGTCGCTGAAGCAGTAGTTCAGTTGCCTTTTCAGAATCTGCCGCCACCACAGACAGTGGCAGTGGACCTAAAGGTGCAACCTGCCACACAATCAGAGGCTCCCTCG GCAACACCGCTGTTGAAGGAGACTGGAAGGATGGATTTGGTGAAGGATGTAGAACGTGCATGTCCTCAGAACAGAACGTCCACCCCGCCATCACTGTCCCCACCGGACGGGCCCCAGGGAAGCTCTGATGATGTCACAGCACAACCAGAAAACTGGACAG CTGATCTGGACCAGCCGAGTGAACCATCGAGCGGATCTGTGATCCGGTCACCGGAGGACCCCACACATGCCAACAGTcccccccctcccctcctctCCTCTGCGGTAAGAAGCACCAGCAGGCTTCCCCCAGCCAGCCTCCCAGGGAACCCTGAGGGTCGGCCCTCACAGGCCATCGTTAGACCTCACATCCTCACACACCTCATTGAGGGCTTCGTCATCCGAGAGGGCCTGGAGCCGTTCCCG GTGAGACGTACTTCCTTGGAGATGAACCTGCAGGCCACACTACCAGAAGATAGAGAGAACACAGAATCAGCCCAGGATGACTGCCTGATGGATGCGGACCATCTGGAGAACTCCACCGATTCTGACCCCGCTGAGGATG AACAGACAGCTGAAAACCTGCCTGATGTACTCGAATGTGAGTTCTGTGGGAAGAGAGGCTTCGCTCGTACCTTCCTCCGGTCCAAACGCTTCTGCTCCATGACATGCGTCAGAAG ATTCAATGTAAGCTGTAAAAAGCGCCTTAACCTGTTCAGGTCAGAAAAGGTTGGCCGCTGGCCCCACAGGCCCATGGGCAAGAGGGGGAGACCACCTAGTCGCATAAACAGCAGGTCCAGGGAACACTTCCTCAGGCAG CTGCAAGACTCCCATCGTACCAATGACAACAAGAGGGCCTCCAATTCAATTTGGatagagagagaagaggaggaagatCCACCAGGCCCGATGACGACAAGACTGCGCTTGCAGGCCGAAAGAGAGAAGCAGCAAGAAGAGAGCAGAGTGGAGAGCAGCAGCGGCTCTGACCGTCTTCTTGACTCAAGTCCCTCACAGTGGAGCGTAGACCAAGTGTGCTCCTTCATCAGCACTTTACCAG GGTGCCATGATATTGCTGCAGAGTTCCGGTCACAGGAGATTGACGGACAGGCCTTGTTGCTGCTTACGGAGGAGCATCTCATGAGCGCTATGAACATTAAGCTGGGCCCTGTGCTCAAAATCTGTGCGCAGATCAATGCTCTCAAAAAACATTAG
- the phc3 gene encoding polyhomeotic-like protein 3 isoform X3, with protein sequence MGDADKQSQEEMQGDGCVTTASSSSALTASSTPASNTPTAIPLGNITSDRQAVQLIQQTLHRPQSMTAQYLQQMYAAQQQHILLQTAALQQQHQQNLMAAQILTTTEQTAQTNGRQPTSSPPSSNGNVTQLASVSQTAITMPTSPVTQPIGRIQVTSSSSTAGAISQQAMLLGNSCPTGSQAQMYLRTQMLILTPAATDLTVVSSVSSQSASSQVQSLALRTHPPGVLATPQNIQIKPSLQGQTLVCPLPKMSICPLKSTQLSQNLVEGSRSESLLTDVTQPPSAQPLIPPSTFTPVQSHTLVRHQLHCPSGQRVAPHQLLIQQSSTAHRQVQPITLRVAQQDSSPPPLALQTRTTPTTATVQSQHTEFLSVPSSSNQSAVVSMSTAPPTVLPDPPPLHLGPVLEPVSQYSRLSSPPPLTMALPRLVQPQRQSLRSVQTVAVQSDHMLVSEEELPVAEAVVQLPFQNLPPPQTVAVDLKVQPATQSEAPSATPLLKETGRMDLVKDVERACPQNRTSTPPSLSPPDGPQGSSDDVTAQPENWTADLDQPSEPSSGSVIRSPEDPTHANSPPPPLLSSAVRRTSLEMNLQATLPEDRENTESAQDDCLMDADHLENSTDSDPAEDEQTAENLPDVLECEFCGKRGFARTFLRSKRFCSMTCVRRFNVSCKKRLNLFRSEKVGRWPHRPMGKRGRPPSRINSRSREHFLRQLQDSHRTNDNKRASNSIWIEREEEEDPPGPMTTRLRLQAEREKQQEESRVESSSGSDRLLDSSPSQWSVDQVCSFISTLPGCHDIAAEFRSQEIDGQALLLLTEEHLMSAMNIKLGPVLKICAQINALKKH encoded by the exons ATGGGCGACGCAGATAAACAGAGTCAGGAAGAGATGCAGGGTGACGGCTGTGTGACAACAGCCTCCAGCAGCAGTGCACTCACCGCCAGCTCTACACCCGCATCCAACACTCCCACAGCCATTCCTCTGGGAAACATCACTTCAGACAGACAGGCAGTCCAG TTAATCCAGCAGACATTACACAGACCACAGAGCATGACAGCTCAGTACCTGCAACAGATGTATGCTGCCCAACAACAACATATCCTGCTGCAAACAGCTGCACTACAACAGCAGCATCAACAAAACCTCATGGCTGCACAAATCCTGACCACTACAGAGCAG ACCGCACAAACTAATGGCAGACAGCCCACCTCCTCCCCTCCATCATCCAATGGGAATGTAACTCAGCTGGCTAGTGTGTCTCAAACAGCA ATCACCATGCCAACCTCTCCTGTAACTCAGCCAATAGGTCGCATCCAGGTCACTAGCTCCAGTAGCACAGCGGGAGCCATATCCCAGCAGGCCATGCTTCTAGGAAACAGCTGTCCCACAGGTAGCCAGGCCCAAATGTATCTGCGCACTCAGATG CTGATTCTTACTCCTGCTGCCACTGATCTGACTGTCGTGAGTTCAGTGTCCTCTCAATCAGCATCATCACAG GTTCAGAGTTTGGCTCTCCGCACACATCCTCCTGGAGTTCTTGCTACTCCCCAGAACATCCAGATCAAGCCTTCTCTTCAAGGTCAGACGCTGGTGTGCCCCCTGCCCAAGATGTCCATTTGCCCACTGAAGTCAACACAGCTTTCCCAGAACCTGGTAGAAGGTTCTAGAAGTGAGTCACTGTTGACCGATGTTACTCAGCCACCATCAGCCCAACCACTCATTCCTCCCT CAACTTTCACACCAGTTCAGTCTCATACATTGGTCAGACACCAGCTGCATTGCCCATCCGGCCAGAGGGTGGCGCCACACCAGCTCCTCATCCAGCAGAGCTCCACCGCTCACAGACAGGTCCAGCCCATTACACTGCGTGTGGCGCAGCAGGACAGCTCTCCTCCACCCCTCGCCCTGCAGACCCGTACCACACCCACTACAGCCACcgtccaatcacagcacaccgaGTTCCTCTCAGTGCCCTCCTCTTCAAATCAGTCAGCAGTGGTATCTATGTCCACAGCTCCCCCTACAGTGCTCCCTGACCCTCCACCGCTTCATCTGGGCCCAGTGCTAGAGCCGGTCTCCCAGTATTCACGTCTGTCCAGCCCCCCTCCTCTCACCATGGCTCTGCCTAGGCTGGTCCAGCCACAGAGACAGTCTCTCCGCTCAGTCCAGACTGTAGCTGTCCAGTCTGACCACATGCTGGTGTCTGAAGAGGAGCTCCCAGTCGCTGAAGCAGTAGTTCAGTTGCCTTTTCAGAATCTGCCGCCACCACAGACAGTGGCAGTGGACCTAAAGGTGCAACCTGCCACACAATCAGAGGCTCCCTCG GCAACACCGCTGTTGAAGGAGACTGGAAGGATGGATTTGGTGAAGGATGTAGAACGTGCATGTCCTCAGAACAGAACGTCCACCCCGCCATCACTGTCCCCACCGGACGGGCCCCAGGGAAGCTCTGATGATGTCACAGCACAACCAGAAAACTGGACAG CTGATCTGGACCAGCCGAGTGAACCATCGAGCGGATCTGTGATCCGGTCACCGGAGGACCCCACACATGCCAACAGTcccccccctcccctcctctCCTCTGCG GTGAGACGTACTTCCTTGGAGATGAACCTGCAGGCCACACTACCAGAAGATAGAGAGAACACAGAATCAGCCCAGGATGACTGCCTGATGGATGCGGACCATCTGGAGAACTCCACCGATTCTGACCCCGCTGAGGATG AACAGACAGCTGAAAACCTGCCTGATGTACTCGAATGTGAGTTCTGTGGGAAGAGAGGCTTCGCTCGTACCTTCCTCCGGTCCAAACGCTTCTGCTCCATGACATGCGTCAGAAG ATTCAATGTAAGCTGTAAAAAGCGCCTTAACCTGTTCAGGTCAGAAAAGGTTGGCCGCTGGCCCCACAGGCCCATGGGCAAGAGGGGGAGACCACCTAGTCGCATAAACAGCAGGTCCAGGGAACACTTCCTCAGGCAG CTGCAAGACTCCCATCGTACCAATGACAACAAGAGGGCCTCCAATTCAATTTGGatagagagagaagaggaggaagatCCACCAGGCCCGATGACGACAAGACTGCGCTTGCAGGCCGAAAGAGAGAAGCAGCAAGAAGAGAGCAGAGTGGAGAGCAGCAGCGGCTCTGACCGTCTTCTTGACTCAAGTCCCTCACAGTGGAGCGTAGACCAAGTGTGCTCCTTCATCAGCACTTTACCAG GGTGCCATGATATTGCTGCAGAGTTCCGGTCACAGGAGATTGACGGACAGGCCTTGTTGCTGCTTACGGAGGAGCATCTCATGAGCGCTATGAACATTAAGCTGGGCCCTGTGCTCAAAATCTGTGCGCAGATCAATGCTCTCAAAAAACATTAG
- the phc3 gene encoding polyhomeotic-like protein 3 isoform X2, with amino-acid sequence MGDADKQSQEEMQGDGCVTTASSSSALTASSTPASNTPTAIPLGNITSDRQAVQLIQQTLHRPQSMTAQYLQQMYAAQQQHILLQTAALQQQHQQNLMAAQILTTTEQTAQTNGRQPTSSPPSSNGNVTQLASVSQTAPIGRIQVTSSSSTAGAISQQAMLLGNSCPTGSQAQMYLRTQMLILTPAATDLTVVSSVSSQSASSQVQSLALRTHPPGVLATPQNIQIKPSLQGQTLVCPLPKMSICPLKSTQLSQNLVEGSRSESLLTDVTQPPSAQPLIPPSTFTPVQSHTLVRHQLHCPSGQRVAPHQLLIQQSSTAHRQVQPITLRVAQQDSSPPPLALQTRTTPTTATVQSQHTEFLSVPSSSNQSAVVSMSTAPPTVLPDPPPLHLGPVLEPVSQYSRLSSPPPLTMALPRLVQPQRQSLRSVQTVAVQSDHMLVSEEELPVAEAVVQLPFQNLPPPQTVAVDLKVQPATQSEAPSATPLLKETGRMDLVKDVERACPQNRTSTPPSLSPPDGPQGSSDDVTAQPENWTADLDQPSEPSSGSVIRSPEDPTHANSPPPPLLSSAVRSTSRLPPASLPGNPEGRPSQAIVRPHILTHLIEGFVIREGLEPFPVRRTSLEMNLQATLPEDRENTESAQDDCLMDADHLENSTDSDPAEDEQTAENLPDVLECEFCGKRGFARTFLRSKRFCSMTCVRRFNVSCKKRLNLFRSEKVGRWPHRPMGKRGRPPSRINSRSREHFLRQLQDSHRTNDNKRASNSIWIEREEEEDPPGPMTTRLRLQAEREKQQEESRVESSSGSDRLLDSSPSQWSVDQVCSFISTLPGCHDIAAEFRSQEIDGQALLLLTEEHLMSAMNIKLGPVLKICAQINALKKH; translated from the exons ATGGGCGACGCAGATAAACAGAGTCAGGAAGAGATGCAGGGTGACGGCTGTGTGACAACAGCCTCCAGCAGCAGTGCACTCACCGCCAGCTCTACACCCGCATCCAACACTCCCACAGCCATTCCTCTGGGAAACATCACTTCAGACAGACAGGCAGTCCAG TTAATCCAGCAGACATTACACAGACCACAGAGCATGACAGCTCAGTACCTGCAACAGATGTATGCTGCCCAACAACAACATATCCTGCTGCAAACAGCTGCACTACAACAGCAGCATCAACAAAACCTCATGGCTGCACAAATCCTGACCACTACAGAGCAG ACCGCACAAACTAATGGCAGACAGCCCACCTCCTCCCCTCCATCATCCAATGGGAATGTAACTCAGCTGGCTAGTGTGTCTCAAACAGCA CCAATAGGTCGCATCCAGGTCACTAGCTCCAGTAGCACAGCGGGAGCCATATCCCAGCAGGCCATGCTTCTAGGAAACAGCTGTCCCACAGGTAGCCAGGCCCAAATGTATCTGCGCACTCAGATG CTGATTCTTACTCCTGCTGCCACTGATCTGACTGTCGTGAGTTCAGTGTCCTCTCAATCAGCATCATCACAG GTTCAGAGTTTGGCTCTCCGCACACATCCTCCTGGAGTTCTTGCTACTCCCCAGAACATCCAGATCAAGCCTTCTCTTCAAGGTCAGACGCTGGTGTGCCCCCTGCCCAAGATGTCCATTTGCCCACTGAAGTCAACACAGCTTTCCCAGAACCTGGTAGAAGGTTCTAGAAGTGAGTCACTGTTGACCGATGTTACTCAGCCACCATCAGCCCAACCACTCATTCCTCCCT CAACTTTCACACCAGTTCAGTCTCATACATTGGTCAGACACCAGCTGCATTGCCCATCCGGCCAGAGGGTGGCGCCACACCAGCTCCTCATCCAGCAGAGCTCCACCGCTCACAGACAGGTCCAGCCCATTACACTGCGTGTGGCGCAGCAGGACAGCTCTCCTCCACCCCTCGCCCTGCAGACCCGTACCACACCCACTACAGCCACcgtccaatcacagcacaccgaGTTCCTCTCAGTGCCCTCCTCTTCAAATCAGTCAGCAGTGGTATCTATGTCCACAGCTCCCCCTACAGTGCTCCCTGACCCTCCACCGCTTCATCTGGGCCCAGTGCTAGAGCCGGTCTCCCAGTATTCACGTCTGTCCAGCCCCCCTCCTCTCACCATGGCTCTGCCTAGGCTGGTCCAGCCACAGAGACAGTCTCTCCGCTCAGTCCAGACTGTAGCTGTCCAGTCTGACCACATGCTGGTGTCTGAAGAGGAGCTCCCAGTCGCTGAAGCAGTAGTTCAGTTGCCTTTTCAGAATCTGCCGCCACCACAGACAGTGGCAGTGGACCTAAAGGTGCAACCTGCCACACAATCAGAGGCTCCCTCG GCAACACCGCTGTTGAAGGAGACTGGAAGGATGGATTTGGTGAAGGATGTAGAACGTGCATGTCCTCAGAACAGAACGTCCACCCCGCCATCACTGTCCCCACCGGACGGGCCCCAGGGAAGCTCTGATGATGTCACAGCACAACCAGAAAACTGGACAG CTGATCTGGACCAGCCGAGTGAACCATCGAGCGGATCTGTGATCCGGTCACCGGAGGACCCCACACATGCCAACAGTcccccccctcccctcctctCCTCTGCGGTAAGAAGCACCAGCAGGCTTCCCCCAGCCAGCCTCCCAGGGAACCCTGAGGGTCGGCCCTCACAGGCCATCGTTAGACCTCACATCCTCACACACCTCATTGAGGGCTTCGTCATCCGAGAGGGCCTGGAGCCGTTCCCG GTGAGACGTACTTCCTTGGAGATGAACCTGCAGGCCACACTACCAGAAGATAGAGAGAACACAGAATCAGCCCAGGATGACTGCCTGATGGATGCGGACCATCTGGAGAACTCCACCGATTCTGACCCCGCTGAGGATG AACAGACAGCTGAAAACCTGCCTGATGTACTCGAATGTGAGTTCTGTGGGAAGAGAGGCTTCGCTCGTACCTTCCTCCGGTCCAAACGCTTCTGCTCCATGACATGCGTCAGAAG ATTCAATGTAAGCTGTAAAAAGCGCCTTAACCTGTTCAGGTCAGAAAAGGTTGGCCGCTGGCCCCACAGGCCCATGGGCAAGAGGGGGAGACCACCTAGTCGCATAAACAGCAGGTCCAGGGAACACTTCCTCAGGCAG CTGCAAGACTCCCATCGTACCAATGACAACAAGAGGGCCTCCAATTCAATTTGGatagagagagaagaggaggaagatCCACCAGGCCCGATGACGACAAGACTGCGCTTGCAGGCCGAAAGAGAGAAGCAGCAAGAAGAGAGCAGAGTGGAGAGCAGCAGCGGCTCTGACCGTCTTCTTGACTCAAGTCCCTCACAGTGGAGCGTAGACCAAGTGTGCTCCTTCATCAGCACTTTACCAG GGTGCCATGATATTGCTGCAGAGTTCCGGTCACAGGAGATTGACGGACAGGCCTTGTTGCTGCTTACGGAGGAGCATCTCATGAGCGCTATGAACATTAAGCTGGGCCCTGTGCTCAAAATCTGTGCGCAGATCAATGCTCTCAAAAAACATTAG